In the genome of Leptospira ryugenii, the window TCTATTCTATAGGTTGGCAAGAAGACTAAGCTCGCTCGTAAAGGTGGGAGTCCAATCTCACCTTTACTTCTTCCCTTTTTTCAGTTTCAATCTCTCTTTGTCCAAAGCACCTTTCCGAACTAAATACGTTTCCAACCTCTCTTTACCCACTACTTGACTTGCATAGACTGCCTTGTTATCATTTGTGTAGGCATCAAACAACTTAGGATGGTTAATATCACTCCCCATTTGTAACAACAAATCAATGAGGGCTTCGCCTTCTTCATCATCGGGAAGATTTCTCGCAGCATGTTCCATAATATGAATATCATTCTCTACCGAATTTGGATTTGCTTTTTTCTTCAGGAGGGTCGTAAAAATTTCGCGATTCGAAATCGCTGAAAATAGGGGAAGGTAATCCATCATTGTATCGGAGGCACCAATATTTGGATTGGCACCTGCATCCAAGAGAAGTTTTACGAGCTCTACATCATTCTTGGAGACGGCGATGTACAATAAGGTATTGGTTCTCTGGTTTTTTTCCTTGTATACTTTATTTGGATCACATAATTTTTGCTCTAAAAAGATCCGAAAGGCATTGGACTTATACCCTGTCGAATCTTCCGCAACATAATAGCAGATAGACTTTTTGATATCATTGCTGAACATCTCGTTGGGATCTGCTTTTAATGCAATGATCTGTTTCATGATATATGTACTTTGAGGAACATATGTTGAGTCGATCGCATAACTCAACACAGATTTACCATCAGCGTCTTTATCCGTTGCCCTCGCCCCAGCCTTAATTAACATTTTGAATATTGAGAGCATATTTTCATCATCTACATACTCACTGTTTTCGCCAGTACCATTCTCTAAGACCATTGTGTACTTTTCCATGAAGTGCATCAGCGCTGTTTTTTGCGTTTTAGGAATCTTGAGATTGACGTTCGCTTTTGCGTCCAAGAGTGCTTTCACTAATTCTGGTTTGGTGGTTTCGATTGCTTTCATCAGTATCGAGATTTCATAATCAGGATCAATTTGATTTACATTGCCTCCTTTTTTGATTCCTGCATTCAGATCCTCTACCTTTTCCCAAGACATTGCCTCAAAAAGGTCAACGGGTGTAGCGACTAGCGTGGACGAACAAAACAACAAGATACAAAGAGAAACAAAGTAAAATTTTGGATTTTTCACGTAAGACCTCGAAAAGAATATGGCACCCTAATCTTAACCGAAATGAGGTCTTTTTCAATCCCCTAGCGAAAAAAATGAATTTGTCAAAAACAAGAAATCTTCTTGCTTTTGGCTTCTAAGTTCGGTATCACTGAATGCCGATAAGAAACCTAAGGCTTGGATGCATTTGTGAATCGTAACTCCTTATTCTGGGAATTGACTCTAAAACTAGAAGCCTTTACTCATACGGTTCCAGTCCCCTTTGCCGTCTACTATGCGATCATTACGCAAAAAATGGAGACCGAAAAATGGATGATTTTTGTCGGACTCTGCATTGGTTTTGCCACTGGTATTGGACTACTCGGAACTGTACTTCGTTATTTTCTCATCAAAAACCTCTTTGCAAAAATCGAAAAAATCAAAGTTCCAGAAAAAGGTTCGAATATCGACTATACTTACCGAGATCGGGACTATGCAAAATCGGTCAAACTGTACCTTTTTAAATACCCTCTTGTCGAAGCCTTCATCATTGTCATCCGTTGGTTTTCGGGTGTCATTCCGATCATCAGTCTTTATACATATATCGTAGAGTACACACCTTCCGTCATTCGCTCAGGTTTTTTTACCTTGGCGATGATTCCTCCCATATCTTTTGTCACCTATTATTTCATTAGTGAAAACTCTCTCAGGCCATTATTCACTCTTCCCCAAATCAAAAACATAGAAATAAAACCGGATGAGATTCCTCGATTTGATTATTTTAAGAGAATACTGATTTCGTTTTTTTCATTGGCCGCATTACCAGTATCAGTTTTATCATATATTCTCTATTCCGTTTCAAGTGGCGAAGTTCGAGTTGAGCAGCCACTCGTGCCAATCGTGATTGTTTCCTCCATCTTTATCATCCCTCTAATTGTCTGTTCTTACGTAGTAGCAGATACCGTAAGACAAGGATTAAATGAAACAAATCGTTCCTTGAATGAAGTTGCAAAAGGAAATTTTGATATCGTGATCACACCTAACTCAGGCGATGAGTTTGGCCAACAGGCATTTGTGTTAAATGATGTTATCCAAAAACTTCGAGAGATGTATGCCGAAATAATCGGTTTAAACGAAAGTTTAGAAGAGAAAGTTAAATTAAGAACATTCGAATTAGACCAATCCCTCCAAGAACTTCGAAAATTAAAATTCCAGCAAGATGGGGACTACTACTTAACCTACCAATTGCTAAACCCCCTAGGATTCCAAGATGTCCAAAGCGAGAAGGTTACAGTCGATTTTTTCCTGCGACAGAAAAAGCAATTTGAATTTAAGTCCAATCAGTATGATATAGGTGGTGACATCAACATTGCTCATTCCATCCTCTTAAAGGATAAAAAATACCTCCTAGTCGCCAATGCAGATGCTATGGGCAAATCAATGCAAGGTGCTGGTGGCGCCTTAGTTTTCGGTGCAGTATTCCAATCTTTAGTCCAAAGGACTCGAATCAATGAAGCATTCTCACAACTTACGCCAAACCAATGGCTAAGCACTTCATTTGAAGAGATGCAAAGAGTTTTCGAGGCGTTTGATGGCACCATGTTAGTTTCTACAGTGATTGGCTTACTAGAAGAAGAAACTGGCACCTTATACTTCTTAAATGCTGAACATCCGTATCCAGTTCTTTACCGCGATGCCAAAGCTTGCTATTTAGAACAAAAAAATCAGTACTTCAAACTTGGAACTTTGGGAAGTCTCCCTAGAATTGAGGCGACAAAAATCCAACTCAATCCTGGTGACATCATCCTTTTGGGATCTGATGGAAAAGACGACCTCCTGATTGCCATGCCAGATGGAGAAAATGAAATCAATTTAGATGATAAATTATTTTTACGAGAAGTAGAATCAAAAGGGGCCAACCTTTCTCAAATATTCAAAGGTCTATCTGAAGTAGGTACCATCATTGATGACTTTTCCTTGATCCGATTAGAATATATGGGTGTCACTCGGAAACAAGAATTGTTTTCTAAGGATGGGAAACAATTGTACAAAGAGGCAAAACGACTTTACCACCGAGGCAAAACATATGACTCGATCCGAATTTTACAAAACTTAGTAGAGGCTGAGTCAAACGCAGGCCCAAGGCTCAAAAAGGAACTGGCAAAACTCTTTTATGTGTATGGTGATCTTAGCTCTGCCGCATCGTATGGCGAAGATTATTTGAAAGTATACCGTGATGACCTTGAGTTTGGTTATTTTCTATCCAAAGTCTACAAAAAAGTCGGGAAACTTTCTGAAGCACTTTTACTGGCAGAGTCGATCAGAAACCGAGCTCCCAAAAAAAGCAAATACTTAGTCCATTTATTTCATCTTTACGTAAAAAATGCAAAAAACGAAAGGGCCGCAGCGATTCTCAAAGACTTAAAAATCATCGGACTGCCTTTGGAAGATTGGGAAGCACTTGCCTCCCTCCTCCAATAAATTCTACTGAACCGATCGATTTGGAAGTCCAATATGTACTTACCTTAAAATGAACAAAAACACCCTACCTCTTAGAACTAAAGCTGGCTATGCATTTGCTGAGACCGGCATCACAGCCGTACAATTTGTCACTCAAATTTATTTACTAAAATTCTATACCGATGTAATTGGACTCAGTCCGAGCCTAGCAGGGATAGCATTATCTATCTCAGTTATTTGGGACGCAATCAGCGATCCTCTCATGGGAAATCTTTCTGATAGAACTTCCTCCCGATGGGGGCGTAGACGGCCATTTATCCTAGTTGGTGGATTGTTACTTTCCCTTTCCATTTTAATCCTATTTTCACCTACAACACTTAGTTCCCAATTTGGGAAATTTACTTATTTACTCTGCTCTTATCTTTTAGTAAATACAGCAATGACCATCATCTCCGTACCTCACATTGCATTAGGTGGAGAGCTTACATTTGAAAGGAATGAAAGAACTTCAATCTTTGGCTGGCGACTATTTTTTAGCAACATTGGTATGTTAGTCGGTATGTTAGTTCCCGCAATTGTTTTACAGACACTGTCAAATGAAAACAATATTGAGAATGTTAAATATTCGAGAGCAATCGCAAGTGAGATCATTGCCCTTGTGATTGCATTTAGTTCTATCATAACATTTTTGGTAACTCGTGGACGAGATGAATCTCTGATACAAGCTACAGAAAAATCTCATTTCTTTCAATCAATGAGATCGGTATGGTCAAATAAAGTATTTCTACCTCTTTTGATTGCCTTTATCATTGCAACGATCGGTAGGACATTCAATACCGCCATTGCTCTTTATTATTATCAATACAGGCTCGGCCTAAAAGAGTCAGATGTGGTTTTAAATATCCTTTTGCCATTTTTTCTAGTCTTGATGCTATCCATTCCCTTTTGGGTTTGGATCTCCAAAAAAGTTGGTAAAAAAATACCCGCGTTTTGGGGAATCTTTCTTTTAGGTGTATTGACGATGATCGCCTATCCGCTGTTTCCTTATGGAGAATTAAGACCTCCCTTGATAGTTGCATTCTTTGGTGGTGTGTTTGCAGGCTCTATTTTGATCATGGATTCTATCCTAACTGATGTTGTAGACTATGACGAATGGAAATCCAAAGAAAAGAGAGAAGGCATCTATTTTGGCTTTTGGAAGATGGGTGTTAAATTCTCACAAGCCTTCGGTATCGCCATCTCGGGATTTTTATTGGATTTTATTGGCTTTTTGCCAGAAGCAAATGAACAAATACCAGAATTGGGGTTTCGTCTCTCACTGATCTTTGGCCCACTGGTGGGACTCTTTTTTGTATTAGGTGCACTTCTTTTCTTACTGTATCCACTAAGCGATAAAAAACATTTGGCTATCCAAAGACGGATCCTTCGCCGAAGAAAGGAAATCAAATCAATCTAATGATAGAAAAAGAGAAACAAAATCAGATTTTGGTAGGTGCAATTCTCGTTTACTTTCTTGTGCCTATTTCTGCAAATTTTTTCGCTCTACTCTTTGGAGATTACACTTCGTCCACTTTTTTACCTAAAGCTGACTTAACACTTTTTAATTTTATCATGTCTTCACGTGATCTTTTAATGGTCATGATCAATTGGGGTCCATTTCCGATAGTGAGTATACTCATTTCGATCTATAGTTATCCGCTGGTGCGGTATATACTTGGGAAAGAACTGTCACCTAGCGAAATAGAGGTGGCTAGGAGACGATTGATCAACACTCCTTTTATGATCAGTTTGCTGGGTCTTATAGGATGGGAGACTGCCACCACACTGTCTGTCTTCCGATCTATGCAGCTTTTACCTGTACCCGACATGGACCCAGTGTACCGGACCTTTTTGGTGTTTGCATTTTGGGGATTTTTTGTTTTTGCATTTACTTTCTTCACGGTTGACTATCTTGGAAAAAAATTTCTCATCCCTTGTTTTTTCCCAGAAGGAGGTTTAGGTAAGTATGTGGAAACAAGTCGATTCTCATTGGTTTCCAAATCTGTAATCATTTGGTTTTCCATCTCCTTTTTCCCCATTACACTCATGCTCTTCAGTTTACTGAATCGGTCTTCCCAGAGACTGTCTGATATTTTGTTCGTATTGCAATCCGATCGACTATTCCAACTCTGTTTTGTTTTATTGTTTTTTTCCTTTTGGATCGTTTTGGTGCATGCCCGAAGCATCCAAGAGCCTTTGAAAATTTTAGAAGAGGCTACTTACAAAATCAAAGACCAATTGTTTGAAACAAAAGTGATTGTCAATAGTACAGACGAGTTAGCAATCCTAGCAGACTCATTTAATGATATGGTGCGTGGTTTAGAAGAAAAGGAAAGGATCAAAGATACTTTTGGTAGAATCGTTGACCCAAGGGTTCGCGACTATCTTCTCAACAACAAACATGAACTAGGTGGAAAAACTGTGGATGCCACCATTCTATTTTCAGATTTAAGGGACTTTACTCAATTGTCTGAAAATCGTTCCCCAGAAGCAGTTCTCAATTTATTGAATCGATACTTCCAAGCCATGAGTGACGCCATAGAATCGGAAGGTGGATTCATCAATAAATTCATCGGTGATGCTATACTCGCTGTATTTGGTACACCCATCCCCTTACATGAGCCAGAACTCGTTGCCTTCCGAACCGCAAAGAAAATGCAATCCAATCTAGAATCTTTGAACAAAGAACTAGAGAGGGATGGTCTTCCCTCTCTAAAAATGGGGATTGGTATCCATCGAGGTTCTGTTTTGATCGGAAATATTGGAGCTCAAAACCGTATGGAGTTTACAGTGATCGGAGATACAGTGAACACCGCCTCCCGCGTGGAAGGTCTTTGCAAAGGTCTTAACAAGCAGCTACTCCTGACTGAAGCGATGTACCAATGCCTTCCCGAAGGGGAAAGAAAGCAGGTTGCCTTTCTCGGGGAATTCGAACTCAAGGGCCGTTTAACAAAAGAGAATATCTACGGTTAATTGCTTGCCAAAGAAAGCGAAGAAAGCTAGGCTTTGGCTGTGAAGGCATTCTATCAGTCCATTTTGGTTTTGGCTCTAGCTTTTTGCTTAGGGCAATGTTCCGACAAATTGCTAAATCCTAAGGACATCACAGACCTCTTAGAACAAGAAGGCGGTGCCCCTGGCTCCTCCTCTTCTCAATCGACAAATGCTTCCCAAAATACGAATTCCAACAACACACAAAGCCTTGATACATATGGCCTGAGCCCTTATTCCACAGGCACTACTACATTCGGTTCCACGGGCACAGCAACTGC includes:
- a CDS encoding ankyrin repeat domain-containing protein, whose product is MKNPKFYFVSLCILLFCSSTLVATPVDLFEAMSWEKVEDLNAGIKKGGNVNQIDPDYEISILMKAIETTKPELVKALLDAKANVNLKIPKTQKTALMHFMEKYTMVLENGTGENSEYVDDENMLSIFKMLIKAGARATDKDADGKSVLSYAIDSTYVPQSTYIMKQIIALKADPNEMFSNDIKKSICYYVAEDSTGYKSNAFRIFLEQKLCDPNKVYKEKNQRTNTLLYIAVSKNDVELVKLLLDAGANPNIGASDTMMDYLPLFSAISNREIFTTLLKKKANPNSVENDIHIMEHAARNLPDDEEGEALIDLLLQMGSDINHPKLFDAYTNDNKAVYASQVVGKERLETYLVRKGALDKERLKLKKGKK
- a CDS encoding SpoIIE family protein phosphatase, which gives rise to MNRNSLFWELTLKLEAFTHTVPVPFAVYYAIITQKMETEKWMIFVGLCIGFATGIGLLGTVLRYFLIKNLFAKIEKIKVPEKGSNIDYTYRDRDYAKSVKLYLFKYPLVEAFIIVIRWFSGVIPIISLYTYIVEYTPSVIRSGFFTLAMIPPISFVTYYFISENSLRPLFTLPQIKNIEIKPDEIPRFDYFKRILISFFSLAALPVSVLSYILYSVSSGEVRVEQPLVPIVIVSSIFIIPLIVCSYVVADTVRQGLNETNRSLNEVAKGNFDIVITPNSGDEFGQQAFVLNDVIQKLREMYAEIIGLNESLEEKVKLRTFELDQSLQELRKLKFQQDGDYYLTYQLLNPLGFQDVQSEKVTVDFFLRQKKQFEFKSNQYDIGGDINIAHSILLKDKKYLLVANADAMGKSMQGAGGALVFGAVFQSLVQRTRINEAFSQLTPNQWLSTSFEEMQRVFEAFDGTMLVSTVIGLLEEETGTLYFLNAEHPYPVLYRDAKACYLEQKNQYFKLGTLGSLPRIEATKIQLNPGDIILLGSDGKDDLLIAMPDGENEINLDDKLFLREVESKGANLSQIFKGLSEVGTIIDDFSLIRLEYMGVTRKQELFSKDGKQLYKEAKRLYHRGKTYDSIRILQNLVEAESNAGPRLKKELAKLFYVYGDLSSAASYGEDYLKVYRDDLEFGYFLSKVYKKVGKLSEALLLAESIRNRAPKKSKYLVHLFHLYVKNAKNERAAAILKDLKIIGLPLEDWEALASLLQ
- a CDS encoding MFS transporter, with translation MNKNTLPLRTKAGYAFAETGITAVQFVTQIYLLKFYTDVIGLSPSLAGIALSISVIWDAISDPLMGNLSDRTSSRWGRRRPFILVGGLLLSLSILILFSPTTLSSQFGKFTYLLCSYLLVNTAMTIISVPHIALGGELTFERNERTSIFGWRLFFSNIGMLVGMLVPAIVLQTLSNENNIENVKYSRAIASEIIALVIAFSSIITFLVTRGRDESLIQATEKSHFFQSMRSVWSNKVFLPLLIAFIIATIGRTFNTAIALYYYQYRLGLKESDVVLNILLPFFLVLMLSIPFWVWISKKVGKKIPAFWGIFLLGVLTMIAYPLFPYGELRPPLIVAFFGGVFAGSILIMDSILTDVVDYDEWKSKEKREGIYFGFWKMGVKFSQAFGIAISGFLLDFIGFLPEANEQIPELGFRLSLIFGPLVGLFFVLGALLFLLYPLSDKKHLAIQRRILRRRKEIKSI
- a CDS encoding adenylate/guanylate cyclase domain-containing protein, giving the protein MIEKEKQNQILVGAILVYFLVPISANFFALLFGDYTSSTFLPKADLTLFNFIMSSRDLLMVMINWGPFPIVSILISIYSYPLVRYILGKELSPSEIEVARRRLINTPFMISLLGLIGWETATTLSVFRSMQLLPVPDMDPVYRTFLVFAFWGFFVFAFTFFTVDYLGKKFLIPCFFPEGGLGKYVETSRFSLVSKSVIIWFSISFFPITLMLFSLLNRSSQRLSDILFVLQSDRLFQLCFVLLFFSFWIVLVHARSIQEPLKILEEATYKIKDQLFETKVIVNSTDELAILADSFNDMVRGLEEKERIKDTFGRIVDPRVRDYLLNNKHELGGKTVDATILFSDLRDFTQLSENRSPEAVLNLLNRYFQAMSDAIESEGGFINKFIGDAILAVFGTPIPLHEPELVAFRTAKKMQSNLESLNKELERDGLPSLKMGIGIHRGSVLIGNIGAQNRMEFTVIGDTVNTASRVEGLCKGLNKQLLLTEAMYQCLPEGERKQVAFLGEFELKGRLTKENIYG